A genomic region of Nakaseomyces glabratus chromosome C, complete sequence contains the following coding sequences:
- a CDS encoding uncharacterized protein (CAGL0C04763g~Has domain(s) with predicted integral component of membrane localization), with translation MLSLKPGATLVQKYKNLYQLCLDKCTAYTKVRWVAELSLVVLFLNRFVPLLDCYVYDSKLFDDLLIIFSCFTWGFLYDKLLQQEEGNLDVGEKLDDIHPILSRPPEFRIWYYCIGTTVYYILWELLIPPLPNWVGSLAFFLHSTYCLAYMFKVILQGENPTHQFYLDVCKRHTMARWISGIVLLFFVAFLYRCHYAWELCYYALGISILDAFIKYLRRMRDMYLQQCKDKSDQEANEAFREFRPYLRNSPEFILWCSCIKYTVWFLVLSLFNCLHDPDLFGLYVLIYDICWTVICVIKAILLMISYSTYQHRHVD, from the coding sequence ATGTTGTCTTTGAAGCCGGGCGCTACACTTGTccaaaagtataaaaatttatacCAATTATGCTTGGACAAGTGTACAGCATATACGAAAGTGAGATGGGTGGCAGAGCTAAGCTTGGTAGTGCTGTTTTTAAACCGTTTTGTGCCTTTGCTGGATTGTTACGTTTATGATAGTAAATTATTTGACGACctattaataattttttcGTGTTTCACATGGGGATTTCTATATGATAAGCTTTTACAACAAGAGGAAGGAAACTTGGACGTTGGCGAGAAGCTTGATGATATCCATCCAATTTTGAGTAGGCCACCTGAGTTCAGAATCTGGTACTATTGTATCGGAACCACTGTATATTACATACTCTGGGAATTACTCATACCTCCACTTCCAAATTGGGTAGGGTCTCtcgctttttttttacacAGCACATATTGCTTGGCTTATATGTTTAAGGTAATTTTGCAGGGTGAGAACCCTACACACCAATTTTACTTGGACGTATGCAAGCGACATACCATGGCGAGGTGGATATCAGGGATAGtcttgttgttctttgTTGCATTTCTTTATAGGTGTCATTACGCATGGGAATTGTGTTACTATGCACTTGGAATCTCCATTTTGGATGCGTTCATTAAGTATCTGAGAAGAATGCGCGATATGTATTTACAACAATGCAAAGACAAGAGTGATCAGGAAGCGAATGAAGCGTTCAGGGAATTCCGTCCATATCTAAGGAATTCACCCGAGTTTATATTGTGGTGCAGTTGCATCAAGTACACTGTGTGGTTTCTAGTTCTATCATTATTTAATTGCTTGCATGATCCAGACCTTTTCGGTCTCTACGTATTGATTTACGACATATGTTGGACTGTAATATGTGTGATAAAAGCTATCCTGCTTATGATCAGCTACAGTACATACCAACATCGGCATGTGGATTAG